The Virgibacillus sp. MSP4-1 genome has a segment encoding these proteins:
- a CDS encoding YeeE/YedE family protein produces MATANIQTQQDKVESVQKHQSTLNKPQTPLIIGGLLVGAVLLIYLMMTQNAAQPLLMVIGLLLGYTLFHARFGFTSAFRRLMSVGNGQALRAHMVMLGVAVTLFAPILAFGFSFFGGEVSGYVSPVGVSLIVGAFIFGIGMQLGGGCASGTLYAVGGGRSVMFITLLFFIVGSTLGAYHLPFWTEEMPAFEPVSLATTTGLGYGGAWVVSIALFGLISWITLRVEKKKRPPKMPPLPTERGWKRIFRGSWPLFAAAIVLAVLNALTLMTRGAPWGVTSAFALWGSKAAQFFGIDVASWGYWQGANASALESSIFADSTTVLNLGVILGAFLASAAGGLFKFSKLRPGNVAASIIGGTLLGYGARLAFGCNIGAYFGGIASFSLHGYIWGVLALAGTFVALYLRPLFGLSVPKPKDTFC; encoded by the coding sequence ATGGCAACAGCAAATATTCAAACACAACAAGACAAGGTTGAATCCGTGCAAAAGCACCAGTCAACATTAAATAAACCTCAAACCCCATTAATTATTGGTGGTCTGCTGGTTGGAGCTGTGTTATTAATCTATCTTATGATGACACAAAATGCGGCACAGCCATTACTGATGGTCATTGGACTGCTCCTTGGCTATACTCTCTTTCATGCACGATTCGGTTTCACTTCCGCCTTCCGCAGACTGATGTCTGTTGGAAATGGGCAGGCTTTACGTGCGCATATGGTGATGCTGGGGGTAGCCGTTACGCTATTTGCTCCAATTCTGGCCTTTGGTTTTTCATTCTTTGGTGGTGAGGTTTCAGGGTACGTTTCACCAGTTGGCGTCAGCCTTATCGTCGGTGCATTTATTTTCGGTATAGGAATGCAGCTTGGCGGCGGATGTGCGTCTGGTACGCTCTATGCCGTGGGTGGCGGACGCTCTGTTATGTTTATTACGCTATTATTCTTTATCGTTGGATCAACTCTAGGAGCCTATCATCTTCCATTCTGGACAGAAGAAATGCCGGCATTTGAACCTGTATCATTAGCTACGACTACAGGACTTGGATATGGAGGCGCCTGGGTGGTTTCAATCGCTTTATTCGGACTCATCTCATGGATTACTTTAAGAGTGGAAAAGAAAAAACGTCCGCCAAAAATGCCTCCATTGCCTACTGAAAGAGGTTGGAAGCGAATTTTCCGCGGTTCCTGGCCCCTGTTTGCAGCTGCTATTGTGCTAGCTGTACTTAATGCCTTAACCCTTATGACACGTGGTGCACCATGGGGGGTAACGTCAGCGTTCGCTTTATGGGGATCTAAAGCAGCTCAGTTCTTCGGAATCGATGTGGCCAGCTGGGGATACTGGCAGGGGGCAAACGCCTCTGCTCTTGAGTCTTCTATTTTTGCTGATTCTACCACTGTATTAAATCTTGGTGTTATCCTGGGTGCCTTTCTTGCATCCGCAGCAGGCGGTTTGTTTAAGTTTTCAAAACTGCGCCCGGGAAATGTAGCAGCTTCTATCATTGGAGGTACTCTGTTAGGCTACGGTGCACGTCTGGCCTTTGGATGTAATATCGGCGCTTACTTCGGTGGAATTGCATCCTTCAGTCTTCATGGGTATATCTGGGGTGTTTTAGCGCTCGCAGGAACCTTTGTTGCTTTGTATCTCAGACCTTTATTCGGTTTATCCGTGCCAAAGCCTAAAGATACATTTTGTTAA
- a CDS encoding co-chaperone YbbN — protein MLGPVVSKAADELDSVDFFSVDVDQASDLASEFKVQSIPTLVLVKDGEEADRSIGYIPEEQIKKFAQS, from the coding sequence ATGCTGGGGCCGGTGGTCTCAAAAGCAGCTGATGAACTGGACAGTGTTGACTTTTTCTCTGTAGATGTTGATCAGGCATCAGATCTGGCAAGCGAATTCAAGGTTCAGAGCATCCCGACTCTTGTCCTGGTCAAAGACGGTGAAGAAGCAGATCGTTCCATAGGATATATTCCTGAAGAGCAAATAAAAAAATTTGCCCAGTCTTAA
- a CDS encoding N-acetylmuramoyl-L-alanine amidase: MKLYLDPGHGGSDPGAQGNGLDEKHIVLDIARRIRNILTEEYENVNIRMSRTDDRTVSLNQRTNDANEWGADYFLSIHCNAFNGSAYGYEDYIHSSLSDSGQTAQYQDIMHEEITKVNQLRDRGQKKANFHVLRETTMSALLTENGFIDNENDANLLRDPSYRQSVARGHVNGLVRAFNLEPKQDSGGTLYKVIAGSFQSRDNARRRANVLRSRGIEAFITTVTISGTQWYRVQAGAFSNRENAEKRLQEVRNAGVSDAFIVTENEGSDNGDSPQPDPEPAGYPITGSTYLSPELMNQYVRGINGNAIEIANYYLTFGEYYGIRGDIAFAQAMHETDFLRFTGVVEPEQNNFCGLGATGPDNPGASFDKPREGVLAHIQHLYAYATTKPLPEDYPLVDPRFDLVTRGSASTWTGLNGKWAVPGNGYGQSILDIYERMINSSIDHLEDVRQNVRGA; encoded by the coding sequence ATGAAACTTTATTTAGATCCCGGGCATGGCGGATCGGATCCAGGAGCTCAGGGGAATGGGCTGGATGAAAAGCATATCGTACTGGATATTGCCCGTAGAATTCGAAATATTTTAACCGAAGAATATGAAAATGTAAACATCCGTATGAGTCGTACGGATGATCGAACAGTCAGTTTGAATCAGAGGACTAATGATGCAAATGAGTGGGGCGCCGATTATTTTCTGTCTATCCACTGTAATGCCTTTAATGGCTCCGCCTATGGCTATGAAGATTATATTCACAGTAGTTTATCCGATTCCGGTCAAACGGCTCAATATCAGGATATTATGCACGAGGAAATAACGAAGGTGAATCAATTAAGGGATCGGGGTCAGAAGAAAGCGAACTTTCATGTGCTGCGGGAAACAACGATGTCTGCACTGCTCACTGAAAACGGCTTTATTGATAATGAAAATGATGCAAATCTGCTGCGTGATCCATCTTATCGTCAAAGCGTTGCCCGCGGACATGTCAATGGATTGGTGAGGGCCTTTAACCTGGAGCCGAAACAGGATTCAGGAGGTACCCTTTATAAAGTTATCGCTGGATCCTTTCAATCAAGAGATAACGCAAGAAGACGAGCGAATGTTTTACGGTCAAGAGGGATAGAAGCCTTTATTACTACAGTAACAATCTCTGGTACGCAATGGTATCGTGTTCAGGCCGGTGCTTTTTCTAACCGGGAAAATGCAGAAAAGCGTCTGCAGGAAGTGAGGAATGCCGGGGTTTCGGATGCTTTTATCGTGACAGAAAATGAAGGCAGCGATAACGGGGACAGTCCCCAGCCTGATCCCGAGCCAGCAGGATATCCAATTACAGGGTCAACCTATCTTTCTCCTGAATTAATGAACCAATACGTGAGAGGTATAAACGGCAATGCTATTGAAATCGCAAATTACTATTTAACTTTTGGAGAATACTATGGCATCCGTGGAGATATTGCTTTTGCCCAGGCAATGCATGAAACAGACTTTTTACGCTTTACTGGAGTGGTGGAGCCCGAACAAAATAACTTCTGTGGTTTAGGTGCAACAGGTCCTGACAACCCGGGAGCAAGCTTTGATAAACCAAGAGAAGGGGTACTGGCTCATATTCAGCATCTGTATGCTTATGCGACGACGAAGCCATTACCCGAGGATTATCCTCTTGTCGATCCCCGCTTTGACTTGGTGACCCGGGGATCTGCATCAACCTGGACAGGATTAAATGGCAAATGGGCCGTTCCTGGAAATGGTTATGGCCAATCGATTCTGGACATTTACGAACGTATGATCAACTCGAGTATAGATCACCTGGAGGATGTACGGCAAAATGTCAGGGGAGCATAA